Within Oncorhynchus masou masou isolate Uvic2021 chromosome 17, UVic_Omas_1.1, whole genome shotgun sequence, the genomic segment AGAACTGCAGACAAACGCTTCTTGTAGCCATTAATGAGCTTGTAACACCATTCTACTGGAAATTTGGCTAACTTTGAAGCAACAAACTGCTCTAATTCTTCAATGTTTGAGGAGTGCCCTCCACCAACGGCAGTTGTCAGCTCTTGCCATAGGTTATGGATGTGATTCCGATTGGAACTCTTCACTGGCCACTCCAGAACAGTCCAGCATTTCTTCTTGAACCATTCCAGGGTGCTTTTAACATTTGTTTGGGATTGTTTAACTGTTGGAAGTTCCACAACCTTCAGACAGACACAGATTTTAGACAGTGGGTTGAACATTGCACTCCAAAACACCTTGATAATCTGCTGATTTCATGATGTCTTGCACACATTCAAGGCCCCAAGTACCAGAAGCAGCAAAGCAACCTGCTTAATTTGGTTGTTGGTAAACATAGGAAGACCTCACTACTGAAAGACACAAGAAAGCCTGATTGAACTTCTCAAAGACCCACCTATCAAGCTTTAATCCTGGGAGAAATGTTCTGTAGACCAATGAAACAAAATTATTGTACATTGGCAATACAGATCAGCACTGTGTTTACTGACGACCAACTTAAATATTCAAAGAAAAGAACACCCtgcctacaatcaaacatggggaggtttGATAATGCCGTGGAGTTTCTTTGCTGCCTCTGGTATTGGGGGCCTTGAATGTGTGCAAGACATCATGAAATCAGCAGATTATCAAGGTGTTTAGAGTGCAATGTTCAACCCACTGTCCAAAAACTGTGTCTGTTGAAGGTTGTGgaacttccagcaggacaacaaccccaaacACACATCAAAAGCACCCTGGAATGGTTCAAGAAGAAAAGCTGGACTGTCCTGGAGTGGCCAGGGAAGAATCCAGACCTGAATCACATCCAAAGCCTATGGTGAGATCTGAAAAAAGTAGTAGGAGGGCATCCCTGAAACATTAAAGAATTCTTGCAGTTTCCTGACAAAGTGGGCCACATTGCCAGTCGAAAGGTGCAGCAAGCTCATTGATTGCTATAAGAACAGTTTGTTACACTACATGACAAAGTATGTGGGCACCTGTTTGTcaaacatctaattccaaaataATGGGTATTATAGTgtttgtcccccctttgctgcaataacagcctccattcttctgggaaggctttccactagatgttggaacattgctgcggggacttgcttccattcagccactgGAACAAATGTTCCAAgctcaaaccatgaaaaacaatcCCAGACCATTACTCCACCTCCACCAAGCTTTACAGGgagctcccaagtggtgcagcggtctaaggcactgcgccTCAGCGCTTGAGGCGCtaatacagacaccctggttcgattccaggctctcacaaccggccgtgattgggagtcccataggtctgtgcacaaatggcccagcatcgtccgggtttggccggtgtaggccatcattgtgaataagaatttgttcttaactgacttgcttagttaaataaagattacatttaattatatgcattggggcaggtagtgttctcctggcatccgccaaacccagatttgtccgtcggactgccagatggtgaagtgtgattcatcacacaggagaacgcgtttccactgctccagagtccaatggcagcagctttacatcactccagccattgcttggcattgcgcatgctgctcagccacggaaacccatttcatgaagctcccgacaaacaattcttgtgctgacgttgctttcagaggcagtttggaactcggtgggacagacaattttttacgagcttcagcactcggcggtcccgttctgtgagctagtgtggcctaccacttcgcggctgagccgttgttgctcctagatgtgtCCActtcacaagcatttcgctaccccCAGAATTACAGCTGTCAATCACGATTATGTGACGAAGAAGATTTGATCTgacaacagcacttacagttgaccggggcagcacgagcagggcagaaatttgcaGAACTGACTTATTCAATTATTTTAGAAGAAGTAACGAATGATGTAAGAAAAGTccaagggtgccaatatatttggTCGCCACTGTATACATAGGGCCAGgagtatttacattttttttgtcatttagcagatgctcttacccAGAGCAACTTTCAGGAACAATTAGGGCTTAGGGCAATACTCAAGGGCACAGAGATTCTTCACCTAGCCAACATGGGGATTCggaccagtgacctttcggttaatgGCACAAAGCTCTTAACTACCTGCCACCCTCGTACCACTTGAACAGACTAGGAAAAACTACTGGCCCTTAGTTAATATGAGGTTCTTTGGTATGGTAACTACTGGCCCTATGTATTTAGTCAGTCTCTGCTCCTATAGTGGTATGTGTGGCTTCATAATGTGACTCACTCAGACTGTGTCATGGCAGTGGGGTTGTCGATGGAAACAGTCAGGATCCCACTGCTGGTTGTTGACGTGCGCCAcctggtggacagacagacacacatatggtTAGACGACTTGTGGATAATGACGAGCAAAGGTTTGATGTGTCGTCTTCAGGAATGATGAGGGTGCACTATATTATAGAGTGGAATGCCGTCTGTCAAGAGGCGACAGTCtcacacccatccacacacacacacacacacacacacacacacgtcaaataCTCACTGGCGGGTTCTAACTGGGGCAGGGGATATAGAGGTTAAAGACGGCTTCGGGACCTGGGCGTGAACCAACAGTATGGAAAAATGTACAGGTGAGACAAAGACAGGACTTTCCATGCACTGTGtccaatacatttttaaaagtctaCATACGGTCAGAGACACCTTCAGGCCAATAGATTGTACCTTGAGAACCCTGCGGGAGAGAAACGTGGCCTGGCGGGCTTCTCTCTGGGTTTGGACAGGGGGCAAGGGCCTACAAGGAGAAGACCAAATAGATGGTTGGATGGAGATGGAAATGTTCCATGATGTCCTTTGTTTGTGCAATGTCATTGGAGAGCACTTGGAACAACGCTTCAGTGATTCTCAGCGTTAAACAGAGCCAGGGCCAATTTGTTCCCTACCACTTTGCTTTGATGTTAACCCTTCGATATTTGCAGATCTTATAGGCCTATATAGGTATAATCAGTGTATATGGCGCTTCCCCCACATTACTTAATGAggaaatctgcagttgctacatccctTTTTGGACTTATATGTACCCATCGATTCTTGAATATAACTTTTAAAGgcctcatgagtttagttcaacagtcgtaccccatcagaacccaaaatataaacttgttttactccaatgtttgctaacaaagtaaatgtaaacaaacaccataTAGCTTCAacacatggttaaaactatacttTTGATATAATGGATGGTCAAGTCCTTGCATCCCATAGCTGTATGCATTTTAGAATGGTTACATTTCTTCACCCCAAATCCCTCAGCTGTTCATTAATAAAAGTAGCAGGGAGAAcacttttgttattgtttcaacggCTGATTTGCCCTTTAATACATACAGGTCTGCAACCATTGAACGGTTATGGTCAAAGGGAAGAAAGGGTAGATAGAGGTCTGGGACCGGCTGATGGTGTGACAGTGATATTCCATGGAGGGGAGTCATCCAGGAGTAATGCTGCAAATGTTATTTCCTCACCGTCTCCGCTGCTGAAAGGGTCTTGTCGAGTCGAGGCGtctctgtacgtctgtctgtctgtagcgcCTCCTTTGGCCTTGCACCTGTCTGTATTGGGCTGGTTGGATAAAAGGCCGTGATTGGTTGTTGAAGGGCCGTGATCGGTTGTTGAAGCGCTGTAACTTCTGAGAGAGAAAATGTAAATAGAGATGGTGAACAGAGGAGCACAGTCTTCTTTGGAAACTAACTCTCTCCTCTTTGATCCCAATAAGGGTCATGTTAACTAGGCATGAAACGGAGGAAAACAGTTCGAAACAGCGAGGTATTATCTTAACTTGTCCAATAAGGGATGCTCATTTTGGTTCTGATGCACGTTTTGCTACAGTGTTCCCTAATTGAAATGTCCCAGATGTATGAGCCCTTAGTACCCGGTTGATAGCAGGTCGGTTGAGCGGACTGATGCCTTTCTGTAGTGCTGCAGTCTTCCGGGCTGCCAGTCCAGTGATAACCCCTTGACCCCAGCGGCGACCAACTGGAGGGGGAATCTTTCGGCCTCTTCCAAAACCCGCTCTCGTTATCGCACCTCTTGGTACACCACCTCCTGGAAATGACACGGCTTCTTATTCATGTGGAGAATTCAATTGATGTGATGTATTGGAAGGTCTAACTAGTTCACTGGCATTTCAAATATCCCAGGCATTATTATATTAAGTTATTTAAGCAatatttaaaatgtatatatgtatatttaacctttatttaactaggcaagtcagttaagaacaaattcttatttacaatcatgtcctaggaacaatgggttaactgctttgttcaggagTAGAAGTCTACATACGGTCAGAGACACCTATGGGCCAATAGAGTGTACCTTGAGGCCCCTGTGGA encodes:
- the LOC135558438 gene encoding LOW QUALITY PROTEIN: UAP56-interacting factor-like (The sequence of the model RefSeq protein was modified relative to this genomic sequence to represent the inferred CDS: inserted 1 base in 1 codon), which gives rise to MSNVVFSATRGISSGGPDKVDMSLDDIIRLNKKEQQARRPGPGNRRPLQKGKVFVQGKPVGARARGQTQRRGGVPRGAITRAGFGRGRKIPPPVGRRWGQGVITGLAARKTAALQKGISPLNRPAINRKLQRFNNRSRPFNNQSRPFIQPAQYRQVQGQRRRYRQTDVQRRLDSTRPFQQRRRPLPPVQTQREARQATFLSRRVLKVPKPSLTSISPAPVRTRQWRTSTTSSGILTVSIDNPTAMTQSEPPCAWSLHPSAPTSSAPVKMKVEVEKKTEPPKGVPLQFDINSVGKPTAMTLNERFSILKDERXTSKGSRFITVG